One genomic segment of Pedobacter endophyticus includes these proteins:
- a CDS encoding GIY-YIG nuclease family protein — MNHNYFVYILTNKNRTVIYTGVTNDLQTRLKQHVEGSNKFAFTTKYNCYYLIFFERYQYIEHAIDREKEIKGWTRARKNALIETENPDWKFMNDEILSE, encoded by the coding sequence ATGAACCATAATTATTTTGTCTACATCTTAACCAACAAAAACCGAACTGTGATTTACACCGGTGTAACCAACGATTTGCAGACAAGATTAAAACAGCATGTTGAAGGGAGCAATAAATTTGCCTTCACAACAAAGTACAATTGTTATTACCTGATTTTCTTTGAAAGGTATCAATACATCGAACATGCTATCGACCGGGAAAAGGAAATTAAGGGCTGGACGAGAGCTAGGAAAAACGCCTTAATTGAAACTGAAAATCCAGACTGGAAGTTTATGAATGATGAAATCCTCAGCGAATAA
- a CDS encoding DNA recombination protein RmuC, with protein sequence MEIAAVGLLVIILLVLVLLFFKKPQSAVTLISLEDFEKIKFENEQLKINLAKSDERVAGLITEKEHITTLLKQEQQRLIDELQAERDRLADANRELESTRSFYIAEKEKLAEQKLSFEQSQEKLSKDFELIANKILDEKSTKFVEQNRTNLDIILTPLKENIKAFEEKVEKVYKAESDERNILKGVISELQIQSKLIQEDANNLTKALKGDSKKQGNWGEVILEKVLERSGLVRDQEYRIQASLVSAEGGRYQPDVVIDLPDDKHLVVDAKVSLVAYERSVSCETDEEREGFIKAHLASIKNHIQELSSKNYHDLYKINSPDFVLLFVPIESSFSVAVQKDAELFNFAWDRRVVIVSPSTLLATLRTIASMWKQERQNRNVMEIARLSGAMYDKFVGFVADMENIGKHIKNGQDAYDRALNKLSVGSGNLTNTSEKIKKLGAKATKQIDAKYLDGE encoded by the coding sequence ATGGAAATTGCAGCGGTAGGGCTTCTTGTTATTATTTTACTGGTTTTGGTGTTACTTTTTTTTAAAAAGCCGCAATCTGCTGTTACTTTGATCTCGCTGGAAGATTTTGAAAAAATAAAGTTCGAAAATGAGCAGCTTAAGATCAACCTGGCTAAAAGCGACGAAAGGGTGGCCGGGCTTATCACCGAAAAAGAGCACATTACCACTTTACTGAAACAGGAACAGCAACGCTTAATTGATGAGTTACAAGCCGAACGAGATCGGCTTGCTGACGCCAATCGCGAACTGGAAAGCACACGTTCGTTTTATATTGCCGAAAAGGAGAAGTTAGCCGAACAGAAGTTGAGTTTCGAGCAATCGCAAGAAAAATTAAGCAAAGATTTTGAGCTTATTGCAAATAAGATTTTAGATGAAAAATCGACGAAGTTTGTTGAACAGAACAGAACCAATCTGGATATTATTTTAACCCCATTGAAAGAAAATATCAAGGCTTTTGAAGAGAAAGTTGAAAAGGTTTACAAAGCTGAATCGGATGAACGCAATATTTTGAAAGGGGTAATTTCTGAACTGCAGATTCAAAGCAAACTCATCCAGGAAGATGCTAATAACCTGACGAAAGCGCTTAAAGGCGATAGCAAAAAACAAGGAAACTGGGGTGAAGTGATTTTAGAAAAGGTTTTGGAGCGTTCGGGTTTGGTTCGCGATCAGGAATATCGCATTCAAGCCTCGTTGGTATCCGCCGAAGGCGGTCGCTACCAGCCCGATGTAGTTATTGATCTGCCGGATGATAAACATCTTGTAGTCGACGCTAAGGTGAGCTTGGTGGCTTACGAACGTTCTGTGTCGTGCGAAACCGATGAAGAGCGTGAAGGCTTTATAAAGGCCCATTTAGCTTCGATTAAGAATCATATTCAAGAATTATCATCAAAAAACTATCACGATTTATACAAAATCAATTCTCCCGACTTTGTTTTGCTATTTGTTCCGATAGAATCGTCTTTTAGCGTTGCCGTGCAAAAGGATGCCGAGTTGTTCAATTTCGCGTGGGATAGGCGAGTGGTTATTGTAAGCCCATCTACTTTACTGGCTACTTTGCGTACCATCGCCAGCATGTGGAAACAGGAAAGGCAAAACCGAAATGTAATGGAAATTGCCCGTTTAAGTGGCGCCATGTACGATAAGTTTGTTGGCTTTGTTGCCGACATGGAAAATATCGGAAAACACATCAAAAACGGACAGGATGCTTACGATAGAGCACTTAATAAACTCTCCGTCGGATCAGGAAATTTAACCAATACCTCGGAAAAGATTAAAAAGCTAGGCGCCAAAGCCACCAAACAGATTGATGCAAAGTATTTGGATGGTGAGTAG
- the purU gene encoding formyltetrahydrofolate deformylase produces MNELTILISCPDQVGLVTNITRVLATHQLNIIAMREFVDEANKAFFTRIACTGDFNETAKLKEKLLENLPNGAEVNLIAQKEKQIAVLVTKEYHCLAEILIKNHFKTLGASVQCVIGNYEVLRDFTEKLGVPYFYVDHNGRDKAEFEQELKAIITNFDVDYLVLAKFMRILSADFVQDYAGKIINIHHSFLPAFIGANPYRQAFERGVKIIGATAHFVTDNLDEGPIITQHTSHVDHNFGVKEMVRSGKEVEKKVLLEALELVFEDRVFVSGNKTVVFK; encoded by the coding sequence ATGAACGAATTAACTATTCTCATTTCTTGCCCTGATCAGGTCGGTTTGGTTACCAATATTACGCGTGTTTTAGCCACACATCAGCTCAATATTATTGCGATGCGTGAGTTTGTTGATGAAGCAAACAAAGCTTTTTTTACGAGAATTGCATGCACAGGTGATTTTAACGAAACAGCAAAACTGAAAGAAAAACTGCTTGAAAACTTGCCTAATGGTGCTGAGGTAAATTTAATTGCGCAAAAAGAAAAGCAAATTGCTGTTTTGGTAACCAAAGAATATCATTGTTTGGCCGAAATATTAATAAAAAATCACTTTAAAACGCTTGGTGCCAGTGTACAGTGTGTAATTGGTAATTACGAGGTGTTAAGAGATTTTACCGAGAAGTTAGGTGTTCCTTATTTTTATGTAGATCATAACGGAAGAGATAAGGCCGAGTTTGAGCAAGAATTAAAGGCAATCATAACTAATTTTGATGTCGATTACCTGGTACTGGCTAAATTTATGCGAATTCTTTCGGCGGATTTTGTACAGGATTATGCCGGAAAAATCATCAATATTCATCACTCCTTTCTGCCTGCATTTATTGGGGCCAACCCCTATCGCCAGGCATTTGAGCGAGGGGTTAAAATTATCGGCGCAACGGCCCATTTCGTAACTGATAATTTGGATGAAGGTCCGATTATTACTCAACATACTTCGCATGTTGACCATAATTTCGGCGTAAAAGAAATGGTTCGTTCCGGCAAAGAAGTAGAAAAAAAGGTATTGCTCGAGGCACTTGAACTGGTTTTTGAAGATCGTGTTTTTGTAAGTGGAAATAAAACGGTTGTTTTTAAGTAG
- a CDS encoding zinc metallopeptidase, translating into MGVYLILIIPVLLLSMFVQWRFRNKFSKYAEMQLSSGLSGKEVAERMLRDNGIYDVKVMSTEGQLTDHYNPTDKTVNLSTDVYYSRSVAAAAVAAHECGHAVQHAKSYSWLNLRSTMVPVVSISSNLLQWVLLIGILLIGFTGNPIVLAIGVVGLALVTVFSIITLPVEFDASNRALVWLKNNQGVMQTQEENSQAKDALWWAAMTYVVAAVGAIANLLYYASMLFGRGRD; encoded by the coding sequence ATGGGAGTTTATTTAATATTAATCATCCCGGTATTATTGTTGAGCATGTTTGTACAATGGCGCTTTAGAAATAAGTTTTCTAAATATGCCGAAATGCAACTGAGCTCTGGTTTATCGGGCAAGGAGGTGGCAGAAAGAATGCTACGTGATAATGGAATTTACGATGTGAAAGTGATGAGTACCGAAGGGCAATTAACAGATCATTACAATCCGACAGATAAAACAGTTAATTTAAGTACCGATGTGTATTACAGCCGAAGTGTGGCTGCTGCTGCGGTTGCCGCCCACGAGTGTGGCCACGCCGTACAACATGCAAAATCGTACTCGTGGCTTAACTTAAGGAGCACGATGGTTCCGGTGGTGAGTATTTCATCAAACTTATTGCAATGGGTTTTATTAATTGGCATTTTGTTAATCGGGTTTACAGGCAACCCAATTGTATTGGCAATTGGCGTGGTTGGTTTGGCTTTGGTAACCGTTTTTAGCATCATTACCTTACCGGTTGAATTTGATGCGAGTAACAGGGCACTGGTTTGGTTAAAGAACAACCAGGGTGTTATGCAAACGCAGGAAGAAAACAGCCAGGCTAAAGATGCACTTTGGTGGGCAGCAATGACTTATGTAGTTGCAGCCGTTGGTGCCATTGCGAACTTACTTTACTATGCATCGATGCTTTTTGGAAGAGGAAGAGATTAG
- a CDS encoding DsbA family oxidoreductase, which yields MKVEIWSDVMCPFCYIGKRHFEEAIATLPFKDEVEVNWKSYQLNPDYHNTNNETVYDYLSRSKGMPIKQAKQMTKQVVDMAATAGLKIDFDTNIPANTFNAHRLIHLAAKHNLQDLAEEKLFEAHFVKSKNIGEHSVLVELAEEIGIDKTEAEETLNSDQFAEAVRYDIYESQNLGIRGVPYFVMDRKYGVSGAQPVQAFKDALTQSFNEWKSTQPKTQLKSLNENGDAVCDENGCEI from the coding sequence ATGAAAGTAGAAATCTGGTCGGACGTGATGTGTCCGTTTTGTTATATCGGCAAACGCCATTTTGAAGAGGCAATTGCTACGCTACCATTTAAGGATGAAGTTGAGGTGAATTGGAAAAGTTACCAGCTTAACCCCGACTACCATAACACGAATAACGAAACGGTTTACGATTACCTTTCGAGAAGCAAGGGAATGCCCATTAAGCAAGCGAAACAAATGACAAAGCAGGTTGTAGATATGGCTGCCACGGCGGGTTTAAAAATAGATTTCGACACCAACATTCCCGCAAACACCTTTAATGCTCACCGGTTAATTCATCTGGCGGCTAAGCACAATTTGCAAGATTTGGCAGAAGAGAAACTCTTTGAAGCGCATTTTGTTAAAAGTAAAAACATTGGCGAACATTCGGTTCTTGTGGAGTTGGCCGAAGAAATAGGCATTGATAAAACCGAAGCGGAAGAAACTTTAAATAGCGATCAATTTGCCGAAGCGGTACGGTACGACATTTACGAAAGCCAGAACCTGGGTATTCGCGGTGTTCCGTATTTTGTAATGGACAGAAAATATGGTGTATCGGGCGCCCAGCCTGTGCAGGCCTTTAAAGATGCACTAACACAAAGTTTTAACGAATGGAAAAGTACGCAGCCCAAAACTCAGCTTAAATCGTTGAACGAGAACGGTGATGCCGTATGCGATGAAAATGGTTGCGAAATTTGA
- a CDS encoding M14 family metallopeptidase produces the protein MIKNYCKKLCFILLLAGHSVVFAQNVPSPKSNFGFDIGDNYQLANYTQTEAYFKKLAETSDRVKLVDIGKTEFGKSQYMLVVSSPANLQKLDRYKEISQQLAHAEITPVQAKALAQEGKAVVWIDGGLHATEVVGAHQLIQTAYEFASKTDPETLKILDNVIILFTHANPDGQELVSNWYMREKDEKKRTTSGLPVLYEKYAGHDNNRDFFMLNLKETQNIGRQLFVEWLPQIMYNHHQSGPAGTVVAGPPYRDPFNYVFDPTLLTSLDAVGAAMHTRMNVEGKPGYTQRGGSVFSTWYNGGLRTTTYFHNMIGLLTEIIGNPTPSEVPLVPSRLLPNSDSPNPVTPRKWYFKNSIDYSVSLNYAVLNYAQRHRDELLFNIYQMGKNSIERGSKDTWSFSPKKIEAISNVLKSEKGESNKVSSNLSKQAFDTVMKAPSNRDARGYILSANQPDFNTAIKFLNALIRTGVLVQKATAPFSIAGKSYPAGSYVVKTDQAFRPHVLDMFEPQDHPNDFKYEGGAPIPPYDAAGWTLAYLMDVKFDRVLNDFSGPFEKNPYGKVLVADNKMVSGSAYVLSAAQNDSYTAVNDLLKNKIVVYRAPENGDFYVTSAAKSVLQKANIALKQATLPANKVKVAAGKIALWDTYGGSMASGWVRWIMEQYHYNATVIYPQDIDAGNLKSKYDVIILVGGAVPSAQGTSSGRSFGPKADDIPAEYRNRLGRISIDKSVPQLNKFLQEGGKVVTIGSSTNLAYHLNLPVRNAMVEIINGEEKRLPAEKYYVPGSVLNVAVDTKLPAAWGMEKQADIYFDNSPVFKLTGDAIASGKIKPLMWFESATPLRSGWAWGQAYLQDGVTAFEANVGKGKLLAFGPEIAFRAQTHGTFKLIFNQLYK, from the coding sequence ATGATTAAAAATTACTGTAAAAAACTTTGCTTTATTTTGCTTTTGGCCGGGCATAGTGTCGTTTTCGCCCAAAATGTACCCTCACCGAAGTCGAATTTTGGCTTCGATATTGGCGATAACTATCAGCTGGCGAATTATACGCAAACCGAAGCTTACTTTAAAAAACTGGCCGAAACTTCTGATCGGGTTAAGCTGGTTGACATTGGCAAAACTGAATTCGGGAAAAGCCAGTACATGCTGGTTGTATCTTCTCCTGCCAACCTTCAAAAACTAGATCGCTACAAGGAAATTTCGCAACAGCTGGCGCACGCAGAGATTACGCCGGTACAAGCTAAGGCTTTGGCGCAAGAGGGCAAAGCTGTAGTTTGGATTGATGGGGGCTTACACGCTACAGAGGTTGTAGGTGCACATCAGCTCATTCAAACTGCTTACGAGTTCGCCTCTAAAACTGATCCGGAGACATTAAAGATCTTAGATAACGTGATTATCCTTTTTACGCATGCCAACCCCGACGGACAGGAACTGGTGAGCAACTGGTATATGCGTGAAAAGGATGAAAAGAAACGAACAACATCGGGCCTCCCTGTTTTATACGAAAAGTACGCGGGCCATGATAACAACCGCGACTTTTTTATGCTAAACCTTAAAGAAACGCAGAACATTGGCCGCCAGTTGTTTGTAGAGTGGCTGCCGCAAATTATGTACAACCACCATCAATCGGGCCCGGCGGGTACGGTGGTTGCCGGTCCGCCTTACCGCGATCCGTTCAATTATGTGTTCGACCCTACGCTGCTAACGAGTTTAGACGCGGTAGGAGCAGCGATGCATACGAGAATGAATGTTGAAGGTAAACCGGGTTACACCCAGCGTGGAGGTTCAGTATTTTCTACGTGGTACAATGGCGGATTGCGAACGACAACCTATTTTCATAACATGATCGGCCTTTTAACCGAGATAATTGGTAACCCTACGCCATCGGAAGTGCCCTTGGTGCCCTCACGTTTACTACCCAACAGCGATTCGCCAAACCCGGTAACGCCACGAAAATGGTATTTCAAAAATTCGATAGATTACTCCGTTTCGTTAAATTATGCCGTGCTCAATTATGCCCAACGCCATCGTGATGAACTGCTGTTTAACATCTATCAAATGGGCAAAAACTCCATCGAAAGGGGCAGCAAAGACACCTGGTCATTTTCGCCAAAAAAGATCGAAGCGATAAGCAATGTCCTCAAAAGCGAAAAAGGAGAAAGCAACAAAGTGTCGTCGAATTTATCGAAACAAGCTTTTGATACCGTGATGAAAGCGCCTTCAAACCGAGATGCGAGAGGGTACATTTTATCCGCTAATCAACCCGATTTTAATACGGCCATTAAGTTTTTAAATGCCTTGATTAGAACGGGCGTTCTTGTTCAAAAAGCTACGGCTCCATTTTCTATTGCGGGCAAAAGTTACCCTGCGGGGAGTTATGTTGTTAAAACCGATCAGGCATTTCGTCCGCATGTACTCGATATGTTTGAGCCGCAAGACCATCCCAACGATTTTAAATATGAGGGTGGCGCACCTATTCCGCCTTACGATGCCGCAGGTTGGACATTAGCGTATTTAATGGATGTAAAGTTCGATCGGGTTCTTAACGATTTTTCGGGCCCGTTTGAGAAAAACCCCTATGGGAAGGTGTTGGTAGCAGACAATAAAATGGTTTCTGGCTCAGCTTACGTTTTAAGTGCAGCCCAAAACGATTCGTACACGGCGGTAAATGATTTGCTTAAGAACAAAATAGTGGTTTACCGTGCTCCCGAAAATGGCGATTTCTATGTAACATCTGCTGCAAAATCAGTGTTGCAGAAAGCCAATATTGCGTTAAAGCAAGCAACACTGCCAGCCAATAAGGTAAAAGTTGCCGCTGGCAAAATTGCCCTTTGGGATACTTATGGCGGCTCGATGGCTTCTGGCTGGGTACGCTGGATTATGGAGCAGTACCACTACAATGCTACGGTAATTTACCCACAAGATATTGATGCCGGCAACCTGAAGTCGAAATACGATGTGATTATTTTGGTTGGCGGAGCAGTTCCGTCGGCTCAAGGCACGTCGAGCGGCCGATCGTTTGGTCCAAAAGCAGACGACATTCCGGCGGAATACAGAAATCGTTTGGGCAGAATTAGTATCGACAAATCTGTTCCGCAGCTCAATAAGTTTTTGCAGGAAGGTGGCAAGGTGGTAACCATTGGCAGCAGCACAAATTTAGCTTATCACTTAAATCTTCCGGTACGCAATGCGATGGTTGAAATCATCAATGGTGAAGAAAAGCGTTTGCCTGCCGAAAAATATTATGTGCCAGGCAGTGTTTTAAATGTTGCTGTAGATACCAAATTACCTGCTGCCTGGGGAATGGAGAAACAAGCCGATATTTATTTCGACAATAGCCCGGTGTTTAAGCTTACTGGCGACGCTATTGCCTCGGGAAAGATTAAACCTTTAATGTGGTTCGAATCGGCAACGCCGTTAAGAAGTGGCTGGGCATGGGGGCAAGCTTACTTACAAGATGGAGTAACGGCATTTGAAGCCAATGTTGGTAAAGGCAAATTACTCGCCTTTGGTCCCGAAATTGCCTTTCGGGCACAAACTCATGGCACTTTTAAATTGATATTTAATCAGTTGTATAAATAA
- the metE gene encoding 5-methyltetrahydropteroyltriglutamate--homocysteine S-methyltransferase, translating into MKTQNLGYPRIGSQRELKKICETYWAEKTGYRNVLQVGKNIRQENWKTQKEAGIDLIPSNDFSFYDHVLDHSLAFGAIPKRYNEVMLKKGNSELDLYFAMARGYQKDGLDVVAMEMTKWFDTNYHYIVPEFYKDQTFKLFSTKIIDEFYEAREQGILTKPVIIGPVSYLLLGKEKESGFDRIDLIKELLPVYTDILSRLVALDVEYVQFDEPFLTLDLNPKEKAAYEYAYREIRKTFPHLKIMMATYFEGVTQNLSLVNSLPVNVLHVDLVRDEKQLDALLSGIDDKTILSLGLVDGRNIWKNDFEKSLEKIVLAVNKIGSDRVWIAPSCSLIHCPVDLDNETDEEHLTTAVKQWMAYAKQKIGEVATLKKLITKEDPTSTQKRLTENKISINERHTSTLIHNPEVKNRVRNLSANDAQRLNPFPSRKVAQEALKLPRFPTTTIGSFPQTPEVRSWRARYKKGSINGNEYTRLIADETAKAVKWQEEIGLDVLVHGEFERNDMVEYFGEQLDGFAFSKNGWVQSYGSRCVKPPIIYGDVSRQKPMTVKWTSYAQSLTNKHMKGMLTGPVTILQWSFVRNDQPRSETCTQIALAIRDEVCDLENAGIKIIQIDEPAIREGLPLRKAEWQTYLYWAVEAFRISASGVKDETQIHTHMCYSEFNDIIENIADMDADVITIETSRSQMELLDAFADFKYPNEIGPGVYDIHSPRVPKREEMVSLLNKAKAVVPSEQLWVNPDCGLKTRGWDETKKALIEMVEAAKEMRKSDEVLMTESQIG; encoded by the coding sequence ATGAAAACGCAAAATTTGGGCTATCCGCGAATAGGTAGCCAACGCGAATTGAAAAAAATCTGCGAAACCTATTGGGCAGAAAAAACGGGGTACCGAAATGTACTTCAGGTTGGAAAAAACATCCGCCAGGAGAATTGGAAAACGCAAAAAGAGGCGGGTATTGACCTGATTCCCTCAAATGACTTCTCATTTTACGATCATGTTTTAGATCATTCACTGGCATTTGGTGCTATCCCAAAACGCTACAATGAAGTGATGCTGAAAAAGGGAAATTCGGAGCTCGATCTGTACTTCGCTATGGCAAGAGGCTACCAAAAAGACGGCCTGGATGTTGTTGCAATGGAAATGACAAAGTGGTTTGATACCAACTACCATTACATTGTGCCCGAGTTTTATAAAGACCAAACGTTTAAACTGTTCTCAACGAAAATTATCGACGAATTTTACGAAGCCAGGGAGCAGGGCATTTTAACCAAACCGGTAATAATTGGCCCGGTGAGCTATTTGCTTTTGGGTAAGGAGAAAGAAAGCGGGTTCGATAGAATTGATTTGATTAAAGAATTGCTCCCGGTTTATACTGATATTTTAAGCAGACTGGTGGCGCTGGATGTTGAATATGTTCAGTTCGATGAGCCATTTTTGACGCTCGATTTAAACCCAAAAGAAAAAGCGGCCTACGAATACGCCTACCGCGAGATCAGAAAAACATTTCCTCATTTGAAGATCATGATGGCCACTTATTTTGAGGGCGTTACCCAAAATTTAAGTCTCGTAAACTCACTTCCGGTAAACGTGCTCCATGTTGATTTGGTTCGGGATGAGAAGCAGTTAGATGCGCTTTTGTCGGGTATTGATGACAAGACGATTTTATCGTTGGGCCTGGTTGACGGAAGGAACATCTGGAAAAATGATTTTGAGAAATCTTTAGAAAAAATTGTCCTTGCAGTAAATAAAATTGGTTCCGACCGCGTTTGGATTGCACCTTCTTGTTCGCTGATCCATTGCCCTGTTGATTTGGATAATGAAACTGATGAGGAGCATTTAACTACAGCGGTTAAACAATGGATGGCTTACGCGAAGCAAAAAATTGGTGAAGTTGCCACACTAAAAAAATTGATTACAAAAGAAGACCCTACATCTACCCAGAAAAGGCTTACGGAAAACAAAATTTCAATTAACGAGCGGCATACATCAACATTGATTCATAATCCTGAAGTGAAGAACCGGGTGAGGAATTTAAGCGCTAACGATGCACAGCGATTGAACCCTTTTCCGTCGCGAAAGGTGGCACAAGAAGCGTTAAAACTCCCAAGGTTCCCGACAACTACCATTGGCTCGTTTCCACAAACTCCAGAAGTAAGAAGCTGGAGGGCCAGGTATAAGAAAGGTAGCATTAACGGAAACGAATACACCAGGCTTATTGCTGATGAAACGGCCAAAGCGGTGAAATGGCAGGAAGAAATCGGGCTCGACGTGTTGGTTCATGGCGAATTTGAACGTAACGACATGGTAGAGTACTTTGGCGAACAGCTGGATGGTTTTGCGTTTTCTAAAAACGGGTGGGTGCAGAGTTACGGCTCCCGCTGCGTAAAGCCGCCGATTATTTATGGCGATGTTTCCCGTCAGAAGCCAATGACCGTTAAATGGACGAGTTACGCACAGTCGCTCACCAACAAACACATGAAAGGGATGCTTACGGGCCCGGTGACCATTTTGCAGTGGTCTTTTGTACGGAATGATCAGCCCCGATCTGAAACCTGTACCCAAATTGCTCTGGCCATTCGCGATGAGGTTTGCGATTTGGAAAATGCCGGAATTAAGATTATTCAGATTGATGAACCTGCCATACGGGAGGGTCTGCCGCTGCGGAAAGCGGAATGGCAAACCTACCTGTACTGGGCGGTTGAGGCCTTTCGCATTTCGGCCAGCGGCGTTAAAGACGAAACGCAGATACACACGCACATGTGCTATTCGGAATTTAACGACATTATTGAAAATATTGCCGATATGGACGCCGATGTAATTACGATAGAAACATCGCGATCGCAAATGGAATTGCTCGATGCCTTCGCCGATTTTAAATATCCGAACGAGATTGGGCCAGGCGTTTACGATATTCATTCGCCGCGGGTGCCAAAACGCGAGGAAATGGTTTCGCTGCTCAATAAGGCCAAAGCCGTGGTTCCGTCAGAACAATTATGGGTTAATCCTGATTGCGGGTTGAAAACGAGGGGTTGGGATGAAACTAAAAAAGCATTAATTGAAATGGTAGAGGCCGCCAAAGAGATGCGCAAAAGCGATGAAGTATTGATGACTGAATCCCAGATTGGGTAA